The genomic segment GCGGCCTATGTTGCTTTCAATAGCCTGGGCTGGGCCCGGGATGGAATGGCGTACATTCCGCTCCAGCCGGGAATGCAGCAGATGGCGGCTTATGATGCGAATGGCGAGCTGCCCTGCCGAGTAGAAGCTCCGCTGGAGCCGGGAGAAGCCGGGCAGCTTGCTGTGCAAACGGGCATGATTCCTGCATTCGGCTGCAAAACGTTCTGGCTGCGCCCGGTGAAGGGCGCTCCCCAGGCTGTACGGTCTGATTTGGAACCATGCATCGCTGGGCACAACGATGAGCGGTCTGGTCAATCCGATAATTCTTCAGCAGGCAGCACTGGCATCGGCGTATTTGAAACCGATTATTATACGATTGAACTGGATGCGGAAGGGCTTATCAGCCGCTTGTACGACAAGCCTTGCGATCGCGAGCTGCTGCAGGCAGGAAGGCTCGGCAACGAATTACAGCTATTCCATGATACGCCGCTGCTGTGGGATGCGTGGGACATTGCTCCAGATTATGAGAGCAAGCGCGCAAATGAGCAGCAGTTATTGGGCTGGCGCAAACTAGAGCATAACACTAACCGTATCGTAATTGAGCTGAATTGGCAGCTGAGCCAGTCGCGTATCAGGCAGCAGATGATAATTCCAATTCATGACCGCTGCATCGAGTTCCGTACTTATGTCGATTGGCAGGAAAATCATAAGCTGCTCAAGGTTGCCTTCCCGCTTGGGATCGTAAGCGGCAAAGCGGCTTATGAAATTCCATTTGGGGCATTGGAGCGCACGACCCATCACAACAACAGCTGGGAGCAGGCGCAATATGAAGTATGCGGACATCGCTGGGCAGATTTGTCCGAGCATGGGTATGGCGTAAGCTTATTGAATGATTGCAAGTACGGCTATGACATCAAGGACGCCGTTCTGCGGCTGTCGCTGCTGCGTGCGCCGAGCTGGCCGGACGCGGGAGCCGATCGGGGCGAGCATGTGTTCACTTATGCGCTGTATCCTCATGAAGGCAGCTGGCAGCAGGCGCAAACGGTTCGTGTAGCAGCAGGGCTCAATGAGCCGTTGCGGGCGATTAAGGCAGATTCCACTTGCAATACTGCCTTCGCTTCCCATCCCGCTACCGATGCAGTCAATAAAAGCTTGGGCTTTGAGCATTCCTGGATTGACTTGGCAAGCGATCAGGTTATTCTGGATACGGTGAAGCCTGCGCAGGACGGATCAGGCATCGTGCTGCGGATGTATGAAGCAGCGGGCGGGCGCTCAAAAGCGGTCATTCGTTTATCCGCGAGGCTGCTCGCTTCCGGTGAGCGGTTTGCCGTCACAGAAGTCAATATTCTGGAGGATCACCTGGCGGATTTGACTATGAGCGGCGACAAGCTCCAGCTCAGCTTCCAACCTTTTGAGATCAAAACGATTAAAATAACAACATCATTATGACTTGGCGTCCTCCCGGAAAGCGGTATTGCATCAATACGGCCAGAAGGGAGAGCGCCTTGGCAGGAGGAGAATGAACATGCAAATTACGAGGCATCCGAACAACCCCATCGTTGTGCCGGGAGGATATGACTGGCGAAAGGTAACGGTTTTTAATCCGGCTGTCATTATTGATAACGATAAATTTTATATGATCGAAAGAACGGCGGAGTCGCTTACGCCATGCAAAAACTTTTTGGGCTTGCTGGAGAGCGAGGATGGCGTAAACTTTACCCATGTGAAGGATGAGCCGATTGTAACGCCGGATATGCTTGGTTTTCCTTATGGCAGCGTACAGGACCCGCGTCTGGTCAAAATTGACGGCACCTTCTATCTGAACTATGCGCTTCGCCCGTGCGCGATGAGCTATTACCCGACCGGTGCCGGCGTGCCTGCCAGATCCATTCCCGAGTATCCGGACGGATGGGGAGAGCAGGAGGGCCACTGGCTGACTCGCTCATCCATTCTCAAATCGCAAAATTTGCTGGATTGGGAGTTTGTATCCGATACGACGCCGCTGGATATTAACGATCGCGACAATATTTTGTTCCCGGAGAAAATTAATGGCAAGTTCGTGCTGCTTCGCCGCCCGGAAGAATATGTAGGCGAGCAGTACGGGACAGAAAAAGCGGCCATGTGGATTACCTATTCCGAGGATCTCATCCATTGGGAGGAGCCAAAGCTGCTCATTAAAGGGGAAAATCCGGAGTGGGAATCCCGCAAAATCGGCGGCTCCACGCCTCCAATCAAGACCGACAAAGGCTGGCTAGTGCTGTATCATGGCGTGGACGAGGAGATCGTTTACCGCGTTGGCGCAGTGCTGCTCGATCTGGAAAACCCGGAGAAGGTAATCGCGCGCACCCGCCATTTTATTATGGAGCCGGAAGCTTATTATGAGAAGTTTGGCTTTCAAATTCCTAACGTCATTTTCCCGACAGGCAATGTCGTCAAAGACGGGCTATTATATATTTATTATGGCGTAACCGACACGGCGATTGCACTGGCCACAGTGCCGCTGGATGACTTGGTAGAATATATTCTAAACGAGCCGGCGCAATAACAGAGGTAGTAGGGGCAAGTGATCCGGCTTCAGCCATTCACTTGCCCCTGGCCTGTTTGGGCGTCTAATAGGAAGGGGTGTTGCTCTGGCAATGCTGCTTGCGGAACTGTCCCGGCGTCAGCCCGCTGTCCTTCTTGAACTTGCGGATAAAGTTGGGGGCGTCCAAATAGCCTACCCGCTCGATAATAATTTGAAGCGGATCGTTGGTAGCGATAAGCAGTCTTTTCACTTCGTTCATGCGCAGCTGCCAAATATAATGGGTGAAGTTCATGCCCGTCTTTTCTTTGAAGCTGCGGCTAAGATAAGAGGTTGATACAGCAAAACGCAGGGCAATATGCTCCAGGCTCAGCGTATAATCAGCATAGTTCTGATCGACGTAGGCAACCAGATCATCAATTAATGAGGGCTGGCTGGTTTCCGTCTGATGGTTGACCTGCCTGCAAACCTCGCCAGCCAGCATAGCCAGCTTGCTCTCGAATTCCTCCAGCGTGTCGAAGGAAGTAAGCGCAGGCACGCGGCCGAACACGCCCTGCATGCCCAAATCGGCTGCGACCCGCAAAATAGTGTTGAGTATGTCGAAGCAAATAAGACGCAAGATGGGGACGGAAAGCGACTCCTGCTTAATTTCCTGCACCATGCCGGCCAGCATGGACTGTGCTAGCGGCTCGTTGCCCTGCTTCAGGCTTTGCTCCAGTTTGAGA from the Paenibacillus sp. BIHB 4019 genome contains:
- a CDS encoding glycosidase, yielding MQITRHPNNPIVVPGGYDWRKVTVFNPAVIIDNDKFYMIERTAESLTPCKNFLGLLESEDGVNFTHVKDEPIVTPDMLGFPYGSVQDPRLVKIDGTFYLNYALRPCAMSYYPTGAGVPARSIPEYPDGWGEQEGHWLTRSSILKSQNLLDWEFVSDTTPLDINDRDNILFPEKINGKFVLLRRPEEYVGEQYGTEKAAMWITYSEDLIHWEEPKLLIKGENPEWESRKIGGSTPPIKTDKGWLVLYHGVDEEIVYRVGAVLLDLENPEKVIARTRHFIMEPEAYYEKFGFQIPNVIFPTGNVVKDGLLYIYYGVTDTAIALATVPLDDLVEYILNEPAQ